DNA sequence from the Syntrophorhabdaceae bacterium genome:
TTACTATGCCGAGGTCAAAGGCATTCCACCCGAAAAGATCGTTTCTGTTTCCATCATGCCCTGCACGGCCAAGAAGTTCGAGTGCCTGAGGCCCGAGATGAAGGCGAGCGGGTATCAGGATGTAGATTATGTACTCACCACCAGAGAAATCGGCCGCATGATGAGAGAGGCAGGGCTCGACCTCACTGAGATGCCCGACGAGCTGCCCGATGATATCATGGGCGAATACACAGGGGCAGGAACAATTTTCGGCACGACAGGCGGCGTCATGGAGGCCGCACTCCGCTCGGCCTATCGCCTTGCCACGGGAAAAGAACTTGAGAATCTTGACATAACCCCGGTGAGGGGGCTCAAAGGCATTAAAGAAGCCGAGATTGACATCGAAGGCACCAAGGTGAAGGTGGCTGTGGCGCACAGTTGCGGAAAGGCGCGGGAGCTCCTCAATAAGGTAGCGGATCAGCTTGAGAAGGAAGGAAAGTGTGAATACCAGTTCATAGAAGTCATGGCCTGCCCGGGCGGCTGCGTGGGCGGCGGCGGCCAGTCGTGGGGCAGTAACATGGCGAAGAGGGCGCGCAGGGGTGAGTCGCTTTATGCGGAAGATAAGTCGTTGCCTCGCCGGCGCTCTCACGAGAACCCTTCAGTTCTGGCAGTGTACGAGAAGTTTCTTGAAAAACCGAATTCAGAAAAATCGCACAAACTTCTCCACACGCACTATTTTAAGAGAAGTACGGTTGACGGCAAGGTGTTGCCGGGAGAATAAACCACACGCATAATAGCAGAGGAATCAAGGGAGGATAATCATGGCCACGGAAAACCAATGTCATTGCGCCGAGACTCAGGAGGAGCAGCTCTATCCGAGGCTGCAAGAGATCATTGACGAGCACAAAGATAGACCGCAGGACCTTATCATGGTGCTTCACAAGGCACAGGGTCTTTTCGGATACCTGCCTCGGAAGGTACAGGAAATGGTTGCCGAAGGGCTTAACGTTTCGCTTAACGAAGTCTATGGGGTCATAACGTTCTATAATTTCTTTTCCACAGTGCCCCAGGGGAGACACAGCGTAAAAGTCTGTCTGGGGACGGCCTGCTACGTTCGCGGGTCTCAGAAGATTCTCGAAAAGACCGAGAAAGAACTCGGCATCAAGGTGGGCGACACTACAGAAGACAGAAGGTATTCTCTGGACGTGGTCCGCTGCATCGGTGCTTGCGGTTTGGCCCCTGCTATGCTCGTTGATGAGGATGTGTACGGACGTGTCAAAACAACCAACGCCATGGAAATAATCGAAAAGTATGAGTAAGGAGGGAGAACAACAATGGAGGTAACGCGCGCGCACGTCTTGGTTTGTGCTGGAGCTGCATGTGTCTCTTCCGGCTGTCGCGAAATAAGGGACGCTATTGTTCATAGAGTAAAAGAAAAAGGATTACAGGATGAGGTAAAAATCATCGAGACCGGTTGTATCGGTTCCTGTGATCTTGGCCCCCTCGCGCTCATCTATCCGGAAGGCGTACTCTATCAGAAGCTGAAACCCGAAGACGCCGAAGAGATCGTGTCTGAACACCTTCTCAAAGGGAGAATTGTAGAACGTCTGCTTTATAAGGAGCCGGTCAGCGCCAAGACAATCTCATCGCTTAAAGAGATGGATTTCTTTAAGGACCAGGTAAAGATAGTGCTCCGTAACTGCGGCATCATCAATCCGCTCAATATTGAAGAATATATCGCTCGCGACGGTTATTTCGGCCTCGCCAAAGTGCTCACGGAAATGACGCCGGAACAGGTCGTGAACGAAGTCTTGAAGTCGGGTCTTCGCGGAAGGGGCGGCGGCGGGTTCCCTACGGGCCTCAAGTGGAGATTTACCCAACAGGCGGCGGGCGACGTGAAGTATGTTGTTTG
Encoded proteins:
- a CDS encoding [Fe-Fe] hydrogenase large subunit C-terminal domain-containing protein, with the protein product YYAEVKGIPPEKIVSVSIMPCTAKKFECLRPEMKASGYQDVDYVLTTREIGRMMREAGLDLTEMPDELPDDIMGEYTGAGTIFGTTGGVMEAALRSAYRLATGKELENLDITPVRGLKGIKEAEIDIEGTKVKVAVAHSCGKARELLNKVADQLEKEGKCEYQFIEVMACPGGCVGGGGQSWGSNMAKRARRGESLYAEDKSLPRRRSHENPSVLAVYEKFLEKPNSEKSHKLLHTHYFKRSTVDGKVLPGE
- a CDS encoding NAD(P)H-dependent oxidoreductase subunit E, coding for MATENQCHCAETQEEQLYPRLQEIIDEHKDRPQDLIMVLHKAQGLFGYLPRKVQEMVAEGLNVSLNEVYGVITFYNFFSTVPQGRHSVKVCLGTACYVRGSQKILEKTEKELGIKVGDTTEDRRYSLDVVRCIGACGLAPAMLVDEDVYGRVKTTNAMEIIEKYE